One Cololabis saira isolate AMF1-May2022 chromosome 12, fColSai1.1, whole genome shotgun sequence DNA window includes the following coding sequences:
- the LOC133456465 gene encoding transcription factor Spi-B-like isoform X2, whose product MLTEMETMPYVTGIKLGGARGAWSGVGSSACPEVDLEVIEEYLQEHSLEVHPAHTPASSITTMGQQTYQDTRIIENSWSGQHPYEWHCGYHTPNEEYKVPPHHPVWPSPHDNQWEHIPYSYEAPAYIDSDSQSSSSQYQDYQDSPSPPPDRGDGKDRNSSPLAPLTGKRKERLFQFLFEMLQTPSMRSCIWWVQSSSGTFQFSSQNKESLAQLWGRRKGNRKTMTYQKMARALRNYSRTGEIHKVKRKLTYRFDEKTLRGLQGDSTAV is encoded by the exons ATGTTGACAGAAATGGAGACG ATGCCTTACGTTACTGGGATCAAACTGGGTGGAGCCCGAGGGGCCTGGAGTGGAGTGGGTTCGTCCGCATGCCCCGAAGTGGATCTTGAAGTCATTGAGGAGTATCTACAGGAACATTCCCTGGAAGTCCACCCTGCTCACACACCTGCATCATCTATAACCACCATGGGCCAACAAACCTACCAGGACACCAGGATTATAG AGAATAGCTGGTCAGGCCAGCATCCTTATGAGTGGCACTGTGGTTATCACACTCCAAACGAGGAATACAAAGTACCACCACACCACCCAGTCTGGCCTAGTCCGCATGACAACCAGTGG GAGCACATTCCATACTCTTATGAAGCACCTGCATACATCGACTCCGATTCACAGTCTAGCAGCTCCCAGTATCAGGATTACCAAGATTCACCATCCCCACCCCCTGACAGGGGAGATGGGAAGGACAGAAACTCCTCACCTCTCGCACCATTAACAG gaaagaggaaggagcgCCTGTTCCAGTTCCTCTTTGAGATGCTTCAGACGCCATCAATGCGGAGCTGCATCTGGTGGGTCCAGTCCTCCTCTGGCACCTTTCAGTTCTCCTCTCAAAACAAGGAGAGCCTGGCGCAACTGTGGGGTCGTCGAAAGGGAAATCGCAAGACCATGACCTACCAAAAGATGGCACGGGCACTGAGAAACTACTCCCGGACCGGTGAGATTCACAAGGTGAAGAGGAAGCTCACCTATCGGTTTGATGAGAAGACACTGAGAGGTTTACAAGGAGACTCTACTGCAGTGTAG
- the LOC133456465 gene encoding transcription factor Spi-B-like isoform X1 encodes MLISGSTLGQASAPLRVCQMPYVTGIKLGGARGAWSGVGSSACPEVDLEVIEEYLQEHSLEVHPAHTPASSITTMGQQTYQDTRIIENSWSGQHPYEWHCGYHTPNEEYKVPPHHPVWPSPHDNQWEHIPYSYEAPAYIDSDSQSSSSQYQDYQDSPSPPPDRGDGKDRNSSPLAPLTGKRKERLFQFLFEMLQTPSMRSCIWWVQSSSGTFQFSSQNKESLAQLWGRRKGNRKTMTYQKMARALRNYSRTGEIHKVKRKLTYRFDEKTLRGLQGDSTAV; translated from the exons ATGCTGATTAGTGGGAGCACCTTAGGTCAAGCTTCTGCCCCGCTCCGTGTCTGCCAGATGCCTTACGTTACTGGGATCAAACTGGGTGGAGCCCGAGGGGCCTGGAGTGGAGTGGGTTCGTCCGCATGCCCCGAAGTGGATCTTGAAGTCATTGAGGAGTATCTACAGGAACATTCCCTGGAAGTCCACCCTGCTCACACACCTGCATCATCTATAACCACCATGGGCCAACAAACCTACCAGGACACCAGGATTATAG AGAATAGCTGGTCAGGCCAGCATCCTTATGAGTGGCACTGTGGTTATCACACTCCAAACGAGGAATACAAAGTACCACCACACCACCCAGTCTGGCCTAGTCCGCATGACAACCAGTGG GAGCACATTCCATACTCTTATGAAGCACCTGCATACATCGACTCCGATTCACAGTCTAGCAGCTCCCAGTATCAGGATTACCAAGATTCACCATCCCCACCCCCTGACAGGGGAGATGGGAAGGACAGAAACTCCTCACCTCTCGCACCATTAACAG gaaagaggaaggagcgCCTGTTCCAGTTCCTCTTTGAGATGCTTCAGACGCCATCAATGCGGAGCTGCATCTGGTGGGTCCAGTCCTCCTCTGGCACCTTTCAGTTCTCCTCTCAAAACAAGGAGAGCCTGGCGCAACTGTGGGGTCGTCGAAAGGGAAATCGCAAGACCATGACCTACCAAAAGATGGCACGGGCACTGAGAAACTACTCCCGGACCGGTGAGATTCACAAGGTGAAGAGGAAGCTCACCTATCGGTTTGATGAGAAGACACTGAGAGGTTTACAAGGAGACTCTACTGCAGTGTAG
- the LOC133456466 gene encoding adenosine receptor A3-like codes for MTEWIWVAYTVLEVLIAVACCLGNLLVMCAVCAGIQDSLWEPTFSFLVSLAVADFLVGVAAVPLAVLLDGWVSLTPDLCLLLSCIVLVLTQASVLSLLAIAVDRYLRLHTPLRYKVLATQRRTWLAVSVCWILSCLLGFTPLFGWHNYTSLASDTTNASSTAFISPPCTFLSVVSLPFMVYFNFFGCVMAPLLVMTILYAKIFWSLQGRLKTSCPPQAQAFLLRERRLACSLALVLILFACCWMPLHLMNCFLLFQGPEAVTQGSLYAGILLSHANSAVNPVVYAYRIPKIQQAYSQIWKRLLLKLNCCHENK; via the exons ATGACTGAATGGATTTGGGTGGCCTACACAGTACTAGAAGTGCTAATTGCAGTGGCATGTTGCCTTGGAAACCTGTTGGTAATGTGTGCAGTATGTGCTGGTATCCAGGATTCCCTTTGGGAGCCAACTTTTAGCTTCCTGGTTTCTTTGGCAGTGGCTGACTTCTTAGTGGGTGTAGCTGCCGTGCCTCTGGCTGTACTGTTGGATGGCTGGGTGAGTCTGACCCCTGACCTGTGCCTGCTTCTCAGCTGCATTGTGCTCGTTTTGACTCAGGCCTCCGTCCTTTCACTGCTGGCTATTGCCGTGGACCGATACCTGCGGCTGCACACACCTCTCAG ATATAAAGTTCTGGCCACACAGAGGCGCACATGGTTGGCTGTGTCCGTTTGTTGGATACTCTCATGTCTACTGGGGTTCACCCCCTTGTTTGGGTGGCATAACTACACCTCTCTAGCCTCCGACACCACCAATGCGTCTTCCACTGCCTTCATTTCTCCACCTTGTACCTTCCTCTCAGTTGTGTCTCTCCCCTTCATGGTCTACTTCAACTTCTTTGGATGTGTCATGGCTCCTCTGCTGGTCATGACTATCCTATATGCTAAAATCTTCTGGAGTTTGCAAGGACGTTTGAAGACGAGCTGTCCTCCTCAAGCGCAGGCCTTCCTGCTCAGGGAGAGGAGGCTGGCCTGCTCCCTGGCTCTGGTTCTCATTTTGTTTGCATGCTGCTGGATGCCTCTGCACCTGATGAACTGTTTCCTGCTGTTCCAGGGTCCTGAAGCCGTGACGCAGGGATCACTTTATGCAG GTATTCTCCTGTCCCACGCCAACTCAGCGGTCAACCCTGTGGTCTATGCTTACCGCATCCCAAAGATCCAGCAGGC